Proteins encoded within one genomic window of Lysinibacillus sphaericus:
- a CDS encoding response regulator produces MIRAVLIDKEPLALHYFQNKLQNFQQIEVTKTFTSVKLFLNSLPSLDFEVIFLEIKLDELNGLEVADIIKSNRPHVIVIFITSYSDFAIQAYEIGGLDYLLKPISLARLEKTVSRIEHEFSMQQLVHQTSNTTLNVQCFNQFATYSNNSLVSFKTEKTKELFAYFILHPNMPIHRDVLIEILWPNLDYVRAKSNLHTALSYLRKTLNNMGYSNCIIFSNKYYVFEKPNIMCDLYDFQDYFSDFKKLDCPPLSLINQCLAIYKDGLLIFDDYEWATADRDKLTKSYIELLEKGFQISIMNETEVAIDYLNRLLEFDPYNDYKIEQYLKLLIDAGMQKQAHSVFLTYEQKLNEDLALTPSTTLQEMSNKLFSHNQ; encoded by the coding sequence GTGATTCGAGCCGTTTTAATAGACAAAGAACCTCTAGCTTTACACTATTTTCAAAATAAGCTACAAAACTTTCAACAAATAGAGGTTACTAAAACCTTCACTAGTGTAAAGCTATTTTTAAATAGCCTTCCATCACTGGACTTTGAAGTCATATTTTTAGAAATAAAGCTTGATGAACTGAATGGGCTTGAAGTTGCTGATATTATCAAAAGCAATCGACCACATGTAATTGTTATCTTTATTACTTCGTATTCAGATTTTGCCATACAAGCATATGAAATTGGAGGACTTGATTATTTACTTAAACCGATTAGCCTAGCACGATTAGAAAAAACCGTATCACGAATTGAACATGAATTTTCTATGCAACAGTTGGTACATCAAACTTCTAATACTACGTTAAACGTCCAATGCTTTAATCAATTCGCTACCTATAGCAACAATAGTCTCGTTTCCTTCAAAACAGAAAAAACAAAGGAATTATTTGCTTATTTCATATTACATCCAAACATGCCCATTCATCGGGATGTTCTCATTGAAATTCTTTGGCCAAATTTAGATTATGTTCGCGCAAAATCGAATTTGCATACAGCCTTATCCTATTTAAGGAAAACGTTAAATAATATGGGATATTCCAATTGTATTATATTTTCAAATAAGTATTATGTTTTTGAAAAACCGAATATCATGTGTGATTTATATGACTTCCAAGATTATTTTAGTGATTTCAAGAAGTTAGATTGCCCCCCTCTGTCATTAATCAATCAATGCCTTGCCATTTATAAAGATGGGCTACTCATTTTTGATGATTATGAATGGGCTACTGCAGACAGAGATAAGCTAACTAAATCCTACATAGAGTTATTGGAAAAAGGCTTTCAAATTAGCATAATGAATGAAACAGAAGTGGCCATAGATTATCTGAATCGTTTATTAGAGTTCGACCCTTATAATGATTATAAAATCGAACAATACTTAAAACTGTTGATTGATGCAGGAATGCAAAAACAGGCTCACTCTGTTTTTTTAACCTACGAACAAAAATTAAATGAAGACTTGGCCCTTACGCCGAGTACTACATTGCAAGAAATGTCGAACAAATTATTTAGTCATAATCAATAA
- a CDS encoding helix-turn-helix transcriptional regulator encodes MKVDRLLTMTMILINRKKVKAQELAELFDVSVRTIYRDVETLSCAGVPILSQQGVNGGISLMEGYRMDKQVLTKEELTSLSIALKSALTSYEDAHAKAVLEKLTGVADEQVKQSIDHFFIDLSPWGQNILLKEQITLLKNAIESERCVSFLYSTTYGTMTNRIIEPHTLVQKGKMWYIYGYCTLRNGFRLFKISRMKQMKEEQRSFERKEVHLSDLPWDKAWQQPENLVELTLSFDAQILTLIEETFGVEQIDYERSIVHVALPEDEWLYGFLLSFGNRIKLLDPPYLVDIVQKRAQEIVEIYTANNR; translated from the coding sequence ATGAAAGTAGATCGTTTACTCACGATGACAATGATTTTAATTAATCGTAAAAAAGTAAAAGCACAGGAATTAGCCGAGTTATTTGACGTATCTGTTCGAACCATTTATCGGGATGTCGAAACCCTGAGCTGTGCGGGGGTTCCAATCTTAAGCCAACAAGGGGTTAATGGCGGAATAAGTTTAATGGAAGGCTATCGAATGGATAAACAAGTATTAACAAAAGAAGAGCTAACCTCTCTTTCAATTGCTCTTAAAAGTGCTTTAACCTCCTATGAGGATGCCCATGCTAAAGCTGTTTTAGAAAAGTTAACAGGCGTAGCAGATGAGCAAGTAAAACAATCAATTGATCATTTTTTTATTGACCTTAGTCCATGGGGACAAAATATACTATTAAAAGAACAAATCACATTATTGAAAAATGCAATCGAGAGCGAGCGTTGTGTAAGCTTCTTGTATTCGACTACGTATGGTACGATGACCAATCGAATAATAGAGCCGCACACTTTAGTCCAAAAAGGCAAGATGTGGTATATTTACGGCTATTGCACATTAAGAAACGGTTTTCGTCTATTCAAAATATCAAGAATGAAACAAATGAAAGAGGAGCAACGCAGCTTTGAACGAAAGGAAGTACATTTATCTGACCTTCCGTGGGATAAAGCATGGCAACAACCAGAAAATTTAGTAGAACTCACACTGTCATTTGATGCACAGATTTTAACATTGATTGAAGAAACATTTGGGGTGGAACAGATAGATTATGAAAGGTCCATCGTGCATGTTGCATTGCCGGAAGATGAATGGCTCTATGGCTTTTTGCTGAGCTTTGGTAATCGAATAAAGCTTCTTGACCCACCTTATTTAGTCGATATCGTGCAAAAACGGGCACAAGAAATCGTCGAAATATATACAGCAAACAATAGGTAA
- a CDS encoding effector binding domain-containing protein produces MQSYCQSCGMPLVHEKLFGTEKEGQVCRDYCTYCYELGAFKQPNVTIHEMIDICVPHLKEEGMAEEEARQMLASFLPRLKRWRTDTGKQPVMKEKQSFHIAGISAKTNNANEITAQAKIPQLWTTYYQQDIAGQLPSPQNNAGMYGLYSDYETDVNGEYTLTLGVEVSADVEVPTGMVIKTIPASKYLVFTSEKGLMPDIVIQAWQDIWAWFANTTEVERTYSGDFELYDERCAQPHEAQVDIYIAIK; encoded by the coding sequence ATGCAAAGTTATTGCCAAAGCTGTGGGATGCCATTAGTGCATGAAAAATTATTTGGAACAGAAAAAGAGGGGCAAGTTTGTCGGGACTATTGCACATATTGTTACGAATTAGGAGCGTTTAAACAGCCGAATGTAACGATCCATGAAATGATTGACATATGTGTACCTCATTTAAAGGAAGAAGGGATGGCAGAAGAAGAAGCACGACAAATGTTAGCTTCCTTTTTACCACGTTTAAAAAGATGGAGAACAGATACTGGAAAACAACCTGTGATGAAAGAAAAACAAAGCTTTCATATCGCTGGGATTTCAGCAAAAACGAATAATGCGAACGAAATCACAGCACAAGCGAAAATACCACAATTATGGACCACTTATTACCAGCAAGATATTGCAGGTCAACTACCAAGTCCACAAAACAATGCCGGCATGTATGGGTTGTATTCAGATTACGAAACAGATGTGAACGGAGAATATACACTCACGCTTGGAGTGGAGGTATCGGCTGACGTTGAAGTTCCAACAGGTATGGTCATAAAAACAATTCCCGCATCCAAATATTTAGTGTTCACTTCAGAAAAAGGGCTAATGCCTGATATTGTAATACAGGCTTGGCAAGATATTTGGGCTTGGTTTGCCAATACTACGGAAGTAGAACGAACGTATAGTGGAGACTTTGAATTGTATGATGAACGATGTGCCCAGCCTCATGAGGCACAGGTGGATATTTATATTGCAATTAAGTAA
- a CDS encoding cation diffusion facilitator family transporter — protein MELYTNLRQGEKGAWLSIATYLILSSVKLTIGYIGTSEALKADGLNNTTDIIASIAVLIGLRIAQRPPDSNHQYGHLRAETVASLVASFIMLIVGLQVLIASLQGLWEPSGTTPSLLTAFVAIGSAAVMYVVYRYNLALAKKIRSAAVKAAAYDNRSDALVSIGTAIGIFGAIFGFPIIDTLTALVVAFLIIKTAVEIFWEAVQSLTDAFDIDEVETLSVLIRNVSGVIELLDFKGRAHGNMYFIDVTVTVDPYLNVFESHRITEEIEHTIMRENRFCQVLVHIEPHIEELPPTSKSQSPTI, from the coding sequence ATGGAGCTCTATACAAATTTACGTCAAGGGGAAAAAGGAGCTTGGCTATCAATTGCCACTTACTTAATACTGAGCTCAGTAAAACTAACAATTGGCTATATCGGAACATCAGAAGCTTTAAAAGCAGATGGATTAAACAATACAACAGATATCATCGCATCCATTGCCGTTTTAATCGGCTTACGCATTGCTCAAAGACCACCAGATTCAAATCACCAATATGGTCATTTACGAGCTGAAACTGTTGCGTCACTCGTTGCCTCATTTATTATGCTAATCGTCGGCTTACAAGTTTTAATTGCTTCTTTACAAGGACTATGGGAGCCATCTGGCACAACACCATCTTTGTTAACAGCATTTGTGGCAATCGGAAGTGCAGCCGTCATGTATGTTGTCTATCGTTATAATTTAGCACTGGCAAAAAAAATACGAAGTGCGGCTGTAAAAGCTGCTGCCTATGATAATCGCTCGGATGCGCTGGTCAGTATCGGCACAGCCATCGGGATATTCGGAGCAATTTTTGGCTTTCCGATTATTGATACATTAACAGCCCTTGTTGTAGCTTTTCTAATAATTAAAACTGCTGTAGAAATATTTTGGGAAGCGGTTCAAAGTCTTACTGATGCCTTTGATATTGATGAAGTCGAGACATTATCGGTATTAATTCGCAATGTTAGTGGCGTTATTGAGCTTTTAGATTTCAAAGGGCGTGCGCATGGGAATATGTACTTTATCGATGTAACAGTGACTGTCGATCCTTATTTAAACGTCTTTGAAAGTCATCGTATTACAGAGGAAATTGAACATACCATTATGCGCGAAAACCGCTTTTGTCAGGTGCTTGTGCATATTGAACCACATATCGAAGAACTACCTCCAACAAGCAAAAGCCAGTCACCTACCATTTGA
- a CDS encoding hemolysin family protein, whose product MEITIRLAAFALLIIMTGFFVATEFAIVKVRTTRIDQLLAEGHKKAKNAKRVVSDLDEYLSACQLGITITALGLGWLGEPTFEIILHPVFEFLNLSGSITSILSFILAFSIVTFMHVVIGELAPKTLAIQKAEFVTLHFSGALILFHNITYPIIKLLNGSARGLTGLFGLKMMSESEVAHTEEELRMILSDSLKGGEINNAEYEYVNSIFEFSDRLAKEIMVPRTEIVGIEKELTIKEVFDLMGVEQYTRYPIIDGDKDHIIGLVNMKHLLTAYIKDPANGDKLVIDYMQPIIRVMETTQINGLLLKIQRERIHMAILMDEYGGTSGLVTIEDIIEEIVGDIQDEFDEDEIPEVQEIAENHFILDAKMLLENVNDMLGTDIEDDDIDTIGGWFMTKRFDAIEGDSIEEQGYEFTAKELDGHHILYLEVLKLPELDLTNEIEESKDDK is encoded by the coding sequence TTGGAAATAACCATTAGGTTGGCGGCATTCGCCCTACTAATTATAATGACAGGATTTTTCGTTGCAACTGAATTTGCAATCGTAAAAGTGAGAACTACCCGCATCGATCAATTACTCGCAGAAGGACATAAAAAAGCGAAAAATGCAAAACGTGTTGTATCGGATTTAGACGAATACTTATCTGCATGTCAATTAGGTATTACCATTACAGCACTTGGACTGGGTTGGCTAGGTGAGCCTACATTTGAAATCATTTTACATCCAGTGTTCGAGTTTCTAAATCTGAGCGGTAGCATAACATCTATCCTTTCATTTATACTTGCATTCTCAATCGTAACGTTTATGCATGTAGTTATTGGGGAATTGGCGCCAAAAACTTTAGCCATCCAAAAAGCAGAATTTGTAACATTACACTTTTCTGGTGCATTAATTTTATTCCACAACATTACTTATCCAATCATTAAATTATTGAATGGCTCTGCACGTGGTTTAACAGGTCTATTCGGTCTTAAAATGATGTCAGAATCAGAAGTTGCACATACTGAAGAAGAATTGCGCATGATTTTGTCAGATAGTTTAAAAGGTGGAGAAATTAATAACGCAGAATATGAATATGTTAACAGTATCTTCGAGTTCTCAGATCGTCTTGCAAAAGAAATCATGGTGCCACGTACTGAAATCGTCGGAATTGAGAAAGAACTTACGATTAAAGAAGTATTTGATTTAATGGGTGTGGAGCAATATACTCGTTATCCAATTATCGACGGGGATAAAGACCATATTATTGGATTAGTGAATATGAAGCACTTATTAACTGCTTATATTAAAGATCCTGCAAATGGCGATAAATTAGTAATTGACTATATGCAACCGATTATTCGCGTGATGGAAACTACGCAAATTAACGGATTGTTACTCAAGATTCAACGTGAACGTATTCATATGGCTATTTTAATGGATGAGTATGGTGGTACATCAGGTCTTGTAACCATTGAAGATATTATCGAGGAAATTGTCGGGGATATTCAAGATGAGTTTGATGAAGATGAAATTCCAGAAGTACAGGAAATTGCAGAAAATCATTTTATTTTAGATGCAAAAATGCTACTAGAAAATGTCAATGATATGCTAGGTACTGACATAGAAGATGATGATATCGATACGATTGGTGGTTGGTTCATGACAAAGCGTTTTGATGCAATCGAAGGTGATAGCATTGAAGAGCAAGGTTATGAATTTACAGCAAAAGAATTAGATGGTCACCACATATTATACTTAGAAGTTCTGAAATTACCTGAACTTGATTTAACAAATGAAATCGAAGAATCGAAAGACGATAAATAA
- a CDS encoding YheE family protein: MIQHFSFKPLFENTQLPGWAISFFYQRERYAAEYLKDGVIQWIGPIPPHEEDVKKMIHELMLFHIYD, from the coding sequence ATGATTCAGCATTTTAGCTTTAAACCTTTATTTGAAAATACACAGCTTCCTGGATGGGCCATTTCCTTTTTCTATCAACGTGAACGTTACGCGGCAGAATATTTAAAGGATGGCGTCATCCAATGGATTGGTCCTATTCCTCCACATGAAGAAGATGTTAAAAAAATGATTCATGAGTTAATGCTCTTCCATATTTATGACTAA